The Cetobacterium somerae sequence GTACTTTCGACAGAATTTGTTATTTTTATATTTTTCTCTAAATTTATCAATGTATAAGCTGTTATCACTTCATGACTTTTTCCAGAAAGAGACTTTAACATTTTCTCAGCATCCATTTCATTCTTAGGTTTTCCTAAAATCTTCCCATCTATTACAACAACTGTATCAGCTCCTACAACAAAATCTTTTGGATTTTCCACAGCTACTGCCATAACTTTTTTTAAGGAAATATCTTTTATTTGTTCCACAATCTCTATTTTATCACTTATTTCTTCTATATCCTTACTTTTAATTTGCAGTTGAAATCCCAACTGTGCTAATATCTCTTTCCTTCTCGGGGATTTGGATGCTAATATCATCGTCTTCATTTATCCTTTCTACATCATCTTTTTTATCATCTTCTATAACTATATTTTCTAAATTTTCTTCAAATTCTTCAGAAATATTTACCTGTAATATCAACTCATTTTCAGTATTTCCTTCTAATTCAACTTCTTCTATTTCCATTTCTAAACGATCTTTTTCTTGATAAGCTTTTTGAATATTACATATTTCATCATAAATATCTTTTTCTAGCTTAGCTTGTTTCTCTAATCTAATTTGCTCCTCTTTTAATCTTCTTTCCTCTCTAACTCTAAAAATTTGTCCTTTAATAAAATTAATAACTGATACAATTAATTTTCTTATCATTTTTCCACAAATCACAATCATAGAAAGAAAAATTATAAAAATCAAACTACCTGCAAATACATTAGTTTTAACATTTGGAAATATTTTTAAAAATGTATATAATTCAATATAACCTAAGTTAATATTTAATAGACCAACTTGAATAACATACTGTTGAATCGAATCTATTGTTTTTTCTGTTTGTTCTTTTAAACTATCTAATAAGTAAAGATATCCCGTAGCTATTCCCAAAATAATCATAAAAAATAATCTTGTTTTCAAAACAACTCTTTTATTTGGATTTTTCATAAACATTGAAAAACCATAACCCACTAAAAATATCCACAGTAATTTTTCATATATTCCAAAATATTCTTTTATATATAGATATATATTATTTATTTGCAAAAGATTAGGATAAAAATATCCTAAAAAAAAGTAAATCAATGAAATTATATATATATATTTAAAACTAAATAACCACTTTATTTTTTTCATTCAAGCACCTTTTTATTAAACTTTTTTCATATTATTGTACCATAGAGATATATAGTTTTCAAGCAATTAAGATTTGGATAAAAAAAAAGTAGACTTCGTTGAAGTCTACTGTTATTACTCATAAAGTGGTGCGAGAGGAGGGACTTGAACCCTCACGTCGAAACGCCAGATCCTAAGTCTGGTGCGTCTGCCAATTCCGCCACCCTCGCAGTGGTGCCGCTTATCGGAGTCGAACCAATCACCTACTGATTACAAGTCAGTTGCTCTACCAGATGAGCTAAAGCGGCTTTTATTTACTTTATAAAAAATTAATGGCGGGAGTGACGAGGGTCGAACTCGCGACCTCATGCGTGACAGGCATGCGCTCTAACCAACTGAGCTACACCCCCATTAATGGTGGAAACAACTGGACTTGAACCAGTGACCCCCTGCTTGTAAGGCAGGTGCTCTCCCAACTGAGCTATGCTTCCAATGGTACCCCGTAGGGGAATCGAACCCCTGTTTATAGAGTGAAAATCTATTGTCCTTACCACTGAACGAACGGGGCAGTGGTAAATGGTGCGTCATACTGGGCTCGAACCAGTGACAACACGATTAAAAGTCGTGTGCTCTACCATCTGAGCTAATGACGCATCTTTGTATGGAGCGGGAGACGAGGGTCGAACTCGCGACATTCAGCTTGGAAGGCTGACGCTCTACCAACTGAGCTACTCCCGCATCACTTACAAAGATATAGTACCACAATTTATATTGTTTGTCAACAAAGTTTTTTTATTTTTTTAAAATAATTTTTTCCTTTACTTCACCTTGATTATGAACTCTATCTACTGGAGCTATTTTATAATAGTAAGTCTTATTTTTTTCAATATTTTTATCTAAATATTTTAATCCATATTTTCTTTTTACAGTAGCTAAAAGATATTTAGAGTTTTTTTCGTCAAACTCTTTATTTGTACTTCTATATATAGCATAGTAATCAGCATAATTATTAGCTGGGTCATCCCAACTCAAAAGAACTCCATCTTTTATAATTTTTGCTTTTATATTAGTCACTGGTTTTGGAGCTATAATATCTATCCATGGACTTGTTGGAGGTAATATTTGTGTTTCATAAACTTTTTCTTTTAAATTTGTTTTAATATTCAAGCTATTTTTTTGAATCTTATCAAATCCAAAGAATACACTTCCATGAACATTCTCAAAATTTCTATTATACTTTATTTGATCTATAAGTTCATTCTCGTTTCTCCAAGCTTTATTACTTCCAATTTTATAAGCTGCATGACCTATATACAAATGAACATTGCTATTCTTAACTTCATTTATCCACCAATTAACTAAAATATCGTACTGAGCAACTTTTAAATTAAAATCCCAATATATTTGCGGAACTATATAATCTATCCATTCGTTTTGTATCCATGTCCTTGTATCTGCATATAAAGTATCATAATTTTCTGCACCTGCTCTTGTTGCTGACCCAGTTGGATCTTTATCGTTATTTCTCCAAACTCCAAAAGGACTTATTCCAAATTTTACATATGGTTTTGCCTTTTTTATTTTTTTCGATAATTCCATCACAAAAGTATCTGTATTTTTTCTTCTCCAGTCATCAATTTTCATTCCTTTTCCATATAATTTATAAGATTTATTATCACCAAAAGGAACAACTTTTTTATTTTTATCTAGCACTGGATATGGATAAAAGTAATCATCCATATGAACACCATCAATATTATAATTTTTTACAACATCAACTATAACATCCTCTGTAAATTCTCTAGCTTTTGGATTTCCAGGATCATAATAATATTTTCCACCATATTCAATAACCCAGTTAGGATTTTTTTTAGCTACATGATTTTCAGGAATTTTTTCATTATTTTTTAATGTTATTCTATATGGATTAAACCATGCATGAAATTCTAAATTTCTTTTGTGAGCTTCCTCTACAAAAAACTCTAAAGGATCATATCCTGGATCTTTACCACTTTCTCCAGTTATATATTTAGACCATGGTTCTTTATTAACTTTTTTATAAAATCTATCTGCTGTAGGTCTTACCTGCATTATTATAGCATTCATATTCAAACTTTTTATTTCATCTAAAATATCAATATACTCTTGTTTTTGTTCTTCAATACTTAACCCTTGTTTAGAAGGCCAGTTTATATTATCAACTGTTGCTATCCAAACTCCTCTGAACTCTCGCTTATTATCTTTACTAAAAACAAAAGAAAAACTTATTAAAAACAAGCAAAGTAAAAAAGTTAATTTTTTCATAGAATCACTCCTATCCCTTTATTATTGAAAACTTACCCTTTAGTTCATCCTTTAAAGTACAGATAAAGTCAATTTTATTTCCCATAATTAAAGGGATAATTATCTCTCTTTTATCATTTGTAACTATTCTTATTATAACTTGTAATCTATTTCCTTTTCCTACTACTCCTTCTTTCATAGTACATGTATCTATTTCATCAAAAGATAGATTCAATCCTTGACCTAAGATTTTTTTATTTTCACAATCTAAAATTATTTTATATTTAAAAAGATTTTTTAAATGTTTAAATCCTAAAAACAATAGTAATGTAGCTATTCCTATGTATGGTATGCTAAAATTCTTTGTATACCCTATATATCCTTGAAGAGCCCCAATTAATATAAGTGGTACTCCTGTTCCTAACCATACAATCATTTTTTTACCTTCAAGTGTATACTTCTTTAATGGTTTATATTGTACTTTTGTCTTTTCTATTTTTTTTATAAAATCATCATAAAAAAACATTTATCCTCCTCATTTAATAATGAAGAAAAGTAGAGAATATTCTCTACTTTTCTATTCAATTATTATTTAATTATTTTACTAATTCCATTATATCTTCAGGTTTATAATCTAGGTTATGAACAGCATTTATATATCTAACTGTTTTACTTTTTCCTCTTATAACTAAAGTTTGAGTTCTAGCTATATTCCCTTTTCTTTTTACACCTTCTAAAAGATCTCCACTTGTTATTCCTGTTGCTGAGAAAATAACTTCATCATCTTTTACAAGATCATCCATCTTTAAAACATCTCCTACTCTTAGTCCCATCTCTTCACATCTAGACTTTTCATATGCAGATATTTTATCATTTTCTAATGACACACCTTTTACTTCACTTCTTAATTTTAATCTAGCTTGCATATCTCCACCTAAAGCCTTGATTACAGCAGCTGATATAACACCTTCTGGAGCTCCACCTATACCGTAAAGTACATCTACATCTGAATCTACAACTGATGTTAATATTGATCCTGCTACATCTCCATCTGGTAAAGCATAAACTTTAATATTTAAATCTTGTAAATCTTTTATTATAGTTTTATGTCTTGGTTTATCTAATACTACTACTGTTAACTCGTTTAATGGTTTATTTAAAGCTTTACAGATATTATCTATATTTTCCATCAAAGGTTTTGATAAATCAATTACACCTTTTGCTTCAGGACCTACTATTAATTTTTCCATATACATATCTGGAGCTTTTAAAAAGCTACCTTTATTCCCTACTGCTAAAACAGCAATTGCATTAGCTTGCCCTTGCGCTGTCATTCTTGTTCCTTCAACCGGATCTACAGCAATATCCACTTGTGAATATCTTTCTTTATCAGGAGAATCTATTCCTACCTTTTCACCGATGTATAGCATAGGAGCTTCATCAATCTCTCCCTCTCCTATTACAATCTCCCCTTGAATTTTTATCCCATTTAGTACAGTTCTCATAGCATCTACCGCTGCTTGATCTGCTGCCTCCTTATCTCCTCTACCTACCCATTTGTAAGCTGCTAAGGCTGCTGCTTCTGTAACTCTAGCAAACTCTAAAGCTAACTCTCTTTTCATTTTTCCTCCTACTTTGTTTCAATTAATCTATAAATTTTTTCTCCTGGTAAAACCATTTGGAGTTGATTCCTAGCTACTTTTTCTCTGTAAAAGGGATTATTTATATTCTCAATCATTTCATCATATCTAACAATTAAGCTTTCAATCTCTTTTTTTTGTTTAATCTTTATCTCTTGCTCCATTTTTAACTTATCGATTTTAACAAATGATCTAAATATATTTTGTCCTAAAAATGCAAAATGTATAACTAACGGGACTATCCAAAGTAGATTTTTCATTAGTTTTTACCTACCTCTTTTTTCAAAAGTTGTAACTTTTTAGATACCATTCTTTTAGCTACTGGTGATATTTTATCTACAAATAAAATAGCCTCTAAATGATCATATTCATGTTGGAAAGCCCTTCCTAAAAGTTCTGTTCCCTCTTCTATTACCTCTTCACCCTTTTCATTTAAATACTTTATCTTTACTGTCACTGATCTTTTTACAGGTTTATAAATTCCTGGAACACTTAAACATCCTTCATCTATATTTTCAACAGTATCTGACAACTCTATTAATTCTGGATTTATAATCTTTCTTACAATTCCATCTCCAATGTCAATTACAAACATTCTCTTGCTTATTCCAACTTGTGGTGCTGCAAGTCCTACTCCATTTGCTTCGTGCATTGTTTCTACCATATTATCTAAAATTTCAAGTATCTCTGGTGTTATTTCTGTTACTGGTTCAGCTACAGTTCTTAAACATTCATTTCCATATATTTTTATGTCGTATAACATGTATTTTCCTCCAATTCTCTTTTTTTTCAATATATATTATATCATATTAGATTAATCGGGTCTACATCAACAACTATTCTATATTTTTTATTCTCTATTTTTTTCAGTTTATTTTCTAAAAATATTTTATACTCATTGATTTCTATTCTATCCCCTTTTATAAATATATTACATCTATATCTTCCTTTTACTTTATAAACTAATGATTTCATAGGTCCATAAAGTTCTACCTTTTCATGTTCAATCTCTTTAAATACTAAATGACAATACTCCTCTAATCCATTCTCCTCATTTGAAGATATCCCAATATTTATTATTTTGGAAAATGGAGGATAAAAAAGTATCTCTCTTTTCTCTATCTCTTTTTCATAAAAATTTATATAACTATTTTCTTGAATTTTTTCTATTATATAGTTTTCAGGTTGATAAGTCTGAATTATAACTTTCCCTTTTTTTTCTCCTCTTCCAGCTCTTCCTGCTACTTGAGTTATCATTTGATATGTTCTTTCGCCTGATCTAAAATCAGGAATACTCATTATTGTATCTGCATTTATTACTCCAACTAAAGTTACATTGGGAAAATGTAATCCTCTGGATATCATTTGAGTTCCAATCATAATATCATATTTGCCACCTAAAAAATCATTATACATATTTTCATAAAAATTCTTTTCTTTTGAAACATCACCATCAACTCTAATTATGTTTACAGGAAATCTTTTTCGAAGTTCCTCTTCTACTCTTTCAACTCCACGTCCACTAAAGGATATATTTTTACTTCCACACTTAGAACAATGACCTAAAAATCTTTTTGATATACCGCAATAGTTACACTTTAAGCTATTATTACTTGCATAATAGTTTAATTTTATAGAACAATGTTCACACTCTTCCATATGTCCACACTCTTGGCATTGAACCAATGTAGAGTATCCTTTTCTATTTAGAAGAAGTATTATTTGCTCTTTTCTTAAAAGTGCTCCTCTTATTTCTTCTAAAAGCTTTTCACTGAAAAAGCTATCTTTTTCTTCTTTCATATCTACAATCTCTATCTCTGGTAATTTTGCATCCTTATATCTATGATCTATTTCAAAAAGTTGAAATATCCCTTTTTTAGCGTAATAGTAACTTTCAATTGATGGTGTTGCTGAACCTAAAACTACTTTTGCATTTTCTAATTCAGCTTTTTTTATAGCTACATATTTTGCATTATATCTTGGTGTACTATCTTGCTTATAACTATTTTCATGCTCTTCATCTACAATAATATATTCAAGATTTTTTACGGGAGCAAAAATTGCTGATCGAACTCCTAAAACAACCCTTTTATCACCTGTATATATACTATACCACTCTTTAGCTCTTTCTATATTAGACAATCTACTATGAAGTATTGCAACCTCTTCTCCAAACTCTTTTTTAAATCTTTTTACCATTTGAGGAGTTAAAGATATTTCTGGAACTAAAAATATTGATCCTTTTCCATTTTCTAAAGCTCTCTTTATAAGTTGTATATATATCTCAGTTTTTCCTGATCCTGTTACTCCTCTTATTAAAAAATGCCTTTTATTTGACACTTCAATACCATTTTTTATTCTTTCTTGCTCTGAATTT is a genomic window containing:
- the priA gene encoding replication restart helicase PriA; its protein translation is MRYYSVYIEKTKDFYTYAGNEENINVGDRVLVSFRNKDKVGLIIEEEKDKEYTFKVLKIKKVLYEELSFSKEFIKLLLWIRDYYMSPFDQVFSTAVPSGVKIKYEDIYRPKSLCGTLIKDEILEYFLKKSLVRKKTLVDRFSKNKIQEYLDNNYLKVQDSWYSLQEDIEDVDLELKLYFQERIEVGKATLEKKYDKKTIENHLKNGTLILERKIKSFNEEKLKKTIEKEAYKEDTKLNSEQERIKNGIEVSNKRHFLIRGVTGSGKTEIYIQLIKRALENGKGSIFLVPEISLTPQMVKRFKKEFGEEVAILHSRLSNIERAKEWYSIYTGDKRVVLGVRSAIFAPVKNLEYIIVDEEHENSYKQDSTPRYNAKYVAIKKAELENAKVVLGSATPSIESYYYAKKGIFQLFEIDHRYKDAKLPEIEIVDMKEEKDSFFSEKLLEEIRGALLRKEQIILLLNRKGYSTLVQCQECGHMEECEHCSIKLNYYASNNSLKCNYCGISKRFLGHCSKCGSKNISFSGRGVERVEEELRKRFPVNIIRVDGDVSKEKNFYENMYNDFLGGKYDIMIGTQMISRGLHFPNVTLVGVINADTIMSIPDFRSGERTYQMITQVAGRAGRGEKKGKVIIQTYQPENYIIEKIQENSYINFYEKEIEKREILFYPPFSKIINIGISSNEENGLEEYCHLVFKEIEHEKVELYGPMKSLVYKVKGRYRCNIFIKGDRIEINEYKIFLENKLKKIENKKYRIVVDVDPINLI
- a CDS encoding septum formation initiator family protein, translated to MKNLLWIVPLVIHFAFLGQNIFRSFVKIDKLKMEQEIKIKQKKEIESLIVRYDEMIENINNPFYREKVARNQLQMVLPGEKIYRLIETK
- a CDS encoding glycoside hydrolase family 10 protein — its product is MKKLTFLLCLFLISFSFVFSKDNKREFRGVWIATVDNINWPSKQGLSIEEQKQEYIDILDEIKSLNMNAIIMQVRPTADRFYKKVNKEPWSKYITGESGKDPGYDPLEFFVEEAHKRNLEFHAWFNPYRITLKNNEKIPENHVAKKNPNWVIEYGGKYYYDPGNPKAREFTEDVIVDVVKNYNIDGVHMDDYFYPYPVLDKNKKVVPFGDNKSYKLYGKGMKIDDWRRKNTDTFVMELSKKIKKAKPYVKFGISPFGVWRNNDKDPTGSATRAGAENYDTLYADTRTWIQNEWIDYIVPQIYWDFNLKVAQYDILVNWWINEVKNSNVHLYIGHAAYKIGSNKAWRNENELIDQIKYNRNFENVHGSVFFGFDKIQKNSLNIKTNLKEKVYETQILPPTSPWIDIIAPKPVTNIKAKIIKDGVLLSWDDPANNYADYYAIYRSTNKEFDEKNSKYLLATVKRKYGLKYLDKNIEKNKTYYYKIAPVDRVHNQGEVKEKIILKK
- the def gene encoding peptide deformylase — protein: MLYDIKIYGNECLRTVAEPVTEITPEILEILDNMVETMHEANGVGLAAPQVGISKRMFVIDIGDGIVRKIINPELIELSDTVENIDEGCLSVPGIYKPVKRSVTVKIKYLNEKGEEVIEEGTELLGRAFQHEYDHLEAILFVDKISPVAKRMVSKKLQLLKKEVGKN
- a CDS encoding Maf family protein, with the translated sequence MILASKSPRRKEILAQLGFQLQIKSKDIEEISDKIEIVEQIKDISLKKVMAVAVENPKDFVVGADTVVVIDGKILGKPKNEMDAEKMLKSLSGKSHEVITAYTLINLEKNIKITNSVESTVYFKPISDEEIKWYIESGEPMDKAGAYGIQGLGSIFVDKIDGDFFAIMGFPINHFIKTLNNLKIPIESLNKI
- the glpX gene encoding class II fructose-bisphosphatase; the protein is MKRELALEFARVTEAAALAAYKWVGRGDKEAADQAAVDAMRTVLNGIKIQGEIVIGEGEIDEAPMLYIGEKVGIDSPDKERYSQVDIAVDPVEGTRMTAQGQANAIAVLAVGNKGSFLKAPDMYMEKLIVGPEAKGVIDLSKPLMENIDNICKALNKPLNELTVVVLDKPRHKTIIKDLQDLNIKVYALPDGDVAGSILTSVVDSDVDVLYGIGGAPEGVISAAVIKALGGDMQARLKLRSEVKGVSLENDKISAYEKSRCEEMGLRVGDVLKMDDLVKDDEVIFSATGITSGDLLEGVKRKGNIARTQTLVIRGKSKTVRYINAVHNLDYKPEDIMELVK